The genomic stretch CAAAGTGGATGGTCTACGTTCTCGTTACACTTCTTCACAGCGAGTTGTGATGTAATTACTTCAGATTCGtaagatgaagaaatgaaaaaaagGTAATTTCTGAGTCAAATTTAGTTACATCGCAGGATTCGCCAGAGATAACTATAGCTTTCGGGTAATCGTACAAACGGAGGATTGACCTACCATAGCGTAGTAAAATACTGAAATTATAATTTCGTGCAGCTTCATCGAACCCTAATTTCCTTCGCTTGACCTTTCCCAGAAAGCTTCTCCTATGGATAGACAAACTGGCTGTATTCTTAGAACATGACATATTTTTATTTATTATGATGAATTCCAAAGCAACGAAATTGTAATTGTCCAGATAAGACTATCTGTTTCGTTCATATTTTTATATTAAGCTCTATTTCAGAAGGAAGTAAGCAAGAGAATTAAACAGAAGGAAGAATCTTTATATCATATAGAATTATCATAGCATTTAGCACTGTATACATTCGCTATGCCCATCAAGAAATACAACCGATGGCACTGAATTTTCGTACTAAGGGTATATCCAAGCGACGACGCGGTCCGCCTCCGCATTTGACTCCTAATCCATTGCTTTCATTAAGAATGGGATGGGGTATTGCTGTCAACATCAAGTCGTCTCCAGCTCCCCGTCTATAGAATTCTGTCACGTGCTTCATGTAATCTTTGAATGGCGGGATCGCATGTACAAAAGCGGCAGCGATTTTGCATCCAAAGGGGGTTGCGTTCTGGACGGAACACAAAACAATGACGCTATCTTTTGCAATCCTATGGAATTTTTGCTTGTTTGGGGGGTTACGATGCATTTCTATACGTCAATGAGTCTCATTGTGCTTTGTCAGATAAGACTTGATGGTGTATAAATTGGTGAATATCTGCTGTTATTCAAAAGAAGAGGCTGCATTTTTTTCCTTATCTGATCTGGTTGCTGCTCGAATTCTTCGCTGCATTCTTATCTAATCTTATCTAGACTCAGAATTTTTCTACCTAACTGAACATTATAATAGCTGGCTAGTTTATAATTCTGGTTAATTTACTTTGTCAGAATAATTCTTGACTATAAGTAACTACAATAGATCTCTGCCCACTTCAATACTCCTACACTGAATGTACCAGACGCAATGGCTACTGCTGCTTTAATTGAGTCCATTCACAACGGAAACCTCCATAGGGCTCTCCCAGAGCATATGTACAATGATAACTTGGCTCAGACTTTCCAGGATCTCCAGGATCTGATTCCCTCTGTAGTCAAATTCGACCCATACAAACATCTCAAGTACTACGCTGAACCAGAAGCTCAACAAGAGTATTTGAGCACAAGAACCATTTCAATGACTGAATTGGGCTTGAAAACCCCCACGCAAGTTTCTGAGGTTGGGGTTTCTGATTCTTTCCCTCTTTTCACAGACGAAGCTGTTGCCATTATGCGTAGTGAGATTTTGAACAAGGAGACGTTTATGAAGTTCTCTcgtttctgtttcaactCAACTTCGGGAATGGACTGCAACATCCGTGGTTATGTCAAAAACGACGACGAGATCTCTACACCATTTGTGTATGAAGCTTGGACTCACCCCAAGACTATGGAACTAGTCAGCAAGATGGCCGGTGTTGAGTTGGAAATCATCATGGACTACGAAATTGCCCATGTCAACATTTCTATGAAGTCACTGGCAGctgcagaagaagaactcatCAAACATTCTCGTAATAGAGCTCACAGTGGAGACTCCAACGGTGATGACATACCAGGTATTGTGGGCTGGCACCACGATAGCTATCCTTTTGTCTGTGTTCTCATGCTTTCTGACACTACCAACATGATTGGCGGTGAAACTACTTTGCGCATGGGAGGTGAACACAAGGGTAaggttgttgctgtttCTGGTCCTAAAGCTGGTTCTGCTGCTGTCTTGCAAGGTAGACTTATTGAGCATATTGCTCCTACTCCTTTGGGCATGTCTGAGAGAATCACAATGGTAACTTCTTACCGTGCCAAAGATCCTTCTAAAAATGATGACTCGGTCTTGTCTACTGTAAAGCCCGAGATTAACTACGGAAGCAGATACAACGACTTCTACTCTCAGTGGATCAACTACAGGGTCGAGTTGATGAAACAGAAGTTGGACTTGGTAAACAAGTCTAGTCGTGACGAAAACGGAAAGTtccagaaggaaaagaCTGTTCAAGCTttacaagaaattgaggcttacttgaagaagacctACACTGAGATGGAAGtgtctgaagaagagtggCAAAGAGCAGCTAAGTAACCAAAGTAATGCTAGTAATCCAACCACTACCCACTTATTTTCTAAGCTGTTTATGGCTAGCTTCTTGCTAAGAGCTGACTTGACTTCTACAACAATTATTCTTTTATAATAATCAGAATTATTATTAGCTATATAGAAATCGTGATGAATTGAATTAGTATAATCGATATAAAAACGGATGAATCAACTAAAAGATCGAAAGTAACAATGTAAAGTTTAGAAAAAGTTCAGTTTTATTGACAGCATATCTTGGACCAGAATCCCTTGTGTTCGTCGTGGTCTTCAACcatttgttgttgttcgTATTGGCCAACTCTGTTCTGTGGACTGGCCTCATACTTGGCGCTGGTTGGTTGGTTGTTGATGGCGGAGTTTGTGGCACCTAACATCTCGCCGTTTCCGTTCAAGTTGCTAAGAGGTAATCCTCCAGCACCTTGCGACTCCTGTTTGATAGGAGGTAATGGTCTGTTGACCAAGTGCTGCAATTTTTGTTGATGTAATTGAGCGGCAgaaagttgttgctgtgATTGAGGCTGTTGTCCattttgctgttgttgatgttgtctgcttcttctttggtcGCGATGTCTTCTTTCGCGCTCGTTA from Scheffersomyces stipitis CBS 6054 chromosome 2, complete sequence encodes the following:
- a CDS encoding predicted protein, which translates into the protein MATAALIESIHNGNLHRALPEHMYNDNLAQTFQDLQDSIPSVVKFDPYKHLKYYAEPEAQQEYLSTRTISMTELGLKTPTQVSEVGVSDSFPLFTDEAVAIMRSEILNKETFMKFSRFCFNSTSGMDCNIRGYVKNDDEISTPFVYEAWTHPKTMELVSKMAGVELEIIMDYEIAHVNISMKSSAAAEEELIKHSRNRAHSGDSNGDDIPGIVGWHHDSYPFVCVLMLSDTTNMIGGETTLRMGGEHKGKVVAVSGPKAGSAAVLQGRLIEHIAPTPLGMSERITMVTSYRAKDPSKNDDSVLSTVKPEINYGSRYNDFYSQWINYRVELMKQKLDLVNKSSRDENGKFQKEKTVQALQEIEAYLKKTYTEMEVSEEEWQRAAK